The region ATTCGTATTTGGTCAGTGCCTTTTGCACTATTGAATTTAGTCCTACTGGGCTGGTTACTCGGTAGACAAGCACCTAAAGCCGCTATGTGGCAGTTAATCATCGCCAATATCGTCAATATCGTTTTAGATGTAGTGTTTGTTATTGGCCTAGATTGGAATGTAAAAGGCGCTGCTCTTGCTTCTGTTATTGCTGACATTTGTGCCTTTACCGTCGCTGCGGTCATTGTAAAACGCGCTTTGTATCAGCAAGCTGACTTTAATCTCCGTCAGTTATTAGTCCATATCAGCTTCAAAGGCTACTCGCGCTTATTAAAACTTAATCGCGATATTTTTATTCGTAGTTTATGTTTGCAAGCCAGCTTTACCTTTATGACCTTTTACGGTGCGGGGTTAGGTGATGACATCATTGCAGCCAATGCTGTGCTGCTTAATTTACTGATGCTGATCTCCTATGCATTAGATGGTATAGCCTATTATGCCGAAGCGGAAGTTGGCCGCGCTGTCGGTCAAAAGAATCTAAATTTATTACATGATTCAGTTACTCTTGCCGCAACCTGGTCGGCCTTGTTTGCCGTTGGTTTCAGCCTGTTATTTTATTTTGCTGGCAATAATATCATTAGCTTATTGACTAATATTGAGTTGGTGCAACAACAAGCCGAGCACTACCTTATTTGGTTGGTATTCATGCCATTGCTGGCATTTGGTTCATACTTATTTGATGGGGTATATATTGGCGCGGCACAGGGTAAAATGATGCGTAATAGTATGATTTTATCAACTTTTGGAATATTTTTCCCGTGTTGGTA is a window of Shewanella donghaensis DNA encoding:
- a CDS encoding MATE family efflux transporter, with amino-acid sequence MSIKALLFNSQKNRQLFALALPMILSNITIPLLGLVDTAVIGHLSEAYYLGGVALGSTIITLIVWLLGFLRMSTTGLVAQAYGANDTVTQQKLLVQGCCIALLFGFCAVLLQQPLLDFAMSLSQASEQVQQFCREYVEIRIWSVPFALLNLVLLGWLLGRQAPKAAMWQLIIANIVNIVLDVVFVIGLDWNVKGAALASVIADICAFTVAAVIVKRALYQQADFNLRQLLVHISFKGYSRLLKLNRDIFIRSLCLQASFTFMTFYGAGLGDDIIAANAVLLNLLMLISYALDGIAYYAEAEVGRAVGQKNLNLLHDSVTLAATWSALFAVGFSLLFYFAGNNIISLLTNIELVQQQAEHYLIWLVFMPLLAFGSYLFDGVYIGAAQGKMMRNSMILSTFGIFFPCWYLLRDYENSALWAAMSAFMLCRSLSLALHYRYSSAFKQI